Proteins from a genomic interval of Sugiyamaella lignohabitans strain CBS 10342 chromosome C, complete sequence:
- the UTP30 gene encoding Utp30p (Putative subunit of U3-containing 90S preribosome complex; complex is involved in production of 18S rRNA and assembly of small ribosomal subunit; GO_component: GO:0030686 - 90S preribosome [Evidence IDA] [PMID 12150911]; GO_component: GO:0005730 - nucleolus [Evidence IEA]; GO_component: GO:0005730 - nucleolus [Evidence IDA] [PMID 14562095]; GO_component: GO:0005634 - nucleus [Evidence IEA]; GO_component: GO:0005634 - nucleus [Evidence IDA] [PMID 14562095]; GO_function: GO:0003674 - molecular_function [Evidence ND]; GO_process: GO:0006364 - rRNA processing [Evidence IEA]; GO_process: GO:0042274 - ribosomal small subunit biogenesis [Evidence IPI] [PMID 21724601]; GO_process: GO:0042254 - ribosome biogenesis [Evidence IEA]), with the protein MTMTDKVVTPPKRLTAQAVSGLLSKHPNSPVYLQITVKKNPGKGKPLEGNKRVSSPVLISLPHRAREKKLNDMTICLIVKDPQQKFQKVLEDDKNSPTHDLFTEIVSISKLRSRVAASKPSSNSKKAQISIEKFDLIVAQANIIHLLPDTIPASLYKTGKTVPVPIQITAKDPKLPKGSQEVIDPRLVLYQMKKLVNKSTVLVIPKQGSTCFSVLVGISDPDTMSKLIDNINTAIDGIVGNVDAVGGWSNVVSIHIKTADSISLPVVDL; encoded by the coding sequence atGACTATGACCGATAAGGTGGTGACTCCTCCTAAGAGGTTGACAGCTCAGGCTGTCAGCGGACTTTTATCGAAGCATCCAAACTCGCCTGTATATCTCCAAATCACTGTAAAGAAGAATCCTGGAAAGGGAAAGCCTCTGGAAGGCAATAAGAGAGTTTCATCGCCAGTCTTGATCTCTCTACCACATAGAGCAAGAGAAAAGAAGTTAAATGATATGACTATATGTTTAATTGTCAAGGACCCACAACAAAAGTTCCAGAAAGTGCTTGAAGACGACAAAAATTCACCCACTCATGACTTGTTCACAGAGATTGTTTCCATATCAAAACTACGGTCGCGAGTAGCTGCATCAAAACCATCATCTAATTCTAAAAAAGCCCAAATTTCCATTGAAAAGTTTGATCTGATTGTCGCACAAGCCAATATTATTCATCTGCTGCCTGATACTATACCTGCATCACTATACAAGACTGGCAAGACCGTTCCAGTGCCAATTCAAATCACAGCTAAAGATCCAAAGCTACCAAAAGGGTCTCAAGAAGTTATTGATCCGCGATTAGTTCTGTATCAGATGAAAAAGCTTGTTAACAAGTCCACAGTTCTGGTGATTCCGAAACAGGGAAGTACCTGCTTTTCAGTTCTGGTTGGAATATCTGACCCCGACACCATGTCTAAACTAATCGACAATATAAATACTGCTATTGACGGTATTGTCGGAAACGTAGATGCTGTCGGGGGATGGTCAAATGTAGTCTCTATCCATATTAAGACTGCTGATAGCATTAGCTTGCCTGTAGTTGATCTTTAA
- the IPI3 gene encoding Ipi3p (Component of the Rix1 complex and pre-replicative complexes (pre-RCs); required for processing of ITS2 sequences from 35S pre-rRNA; component of the pre-60S ribosomal particle with the dynein-related AAA-type ATPase Mdn1p; required for pre-RC formation and maintenance during DNA replication licensing; highly conserved protein which contains several WD40 motifs; IPI3 is an essential gene; other members include Rix1p, Ipi1p, and Ipi3p; GO_component: GO:0097344 - Rix1 complex [Evidence IDA] [PMID 14759368]; GO_component: GO:0005656 - nuclear pre-replicative complex [Evidence IDA] [PMID 22421151]; GO_component: GO:0005654 - nucleoplasm [Evidence IDA] [PMID 15528184]; GO_component: GO:0005634 - nucleus [Evidence IEA,IEA]; GO_component: GO:0005634 - nucleus [Evidence IDA] [PMID 14690591]; GO_function: GO:0003682 - chromatin binding [Evidence IDA] [PMID 22421151]; GO_process: GO:0006267 - pre-replicative complex assembly involved in nuclear cell cycle DNA replication [Evidence IMP] [PMID 22421151]; GO_process: GO:0006364 - rRNA processing [Evidence IEA]; GO_process: GO:0006364 - rRNA processing [Evidence IMP] [PMID 14759368]; GO_process: GO:0030174 - regulation of DNA-dependent DNA replication initiation [Evidence IMP] [PMID 22421151]; GO_process: GO:0000027 - ribosomal large subunit assembly [Evidence IMP] [PMID 15528184]; GO_process: GO:0042254 - ribosome biogenesis [Evidence IEA]) produces MEEILIYGSQQPAGALKLSAGSGTGIIDLIITACDLHSGSHIASFKQSSSPRNGIVATKSHIIAAQAQKALIHVYSYLKEGVDQKIVVPEKLNCITVSPCGTWLAAGGETGRLLIWELKSGQLVFARETHYQAIVCLQFTKDSAYLFTTSDDSRVFGWSVLEIVSSGTLQNEIQPAISWSDHSLPVTSLCVGYGFSNEAYVFTGSLDATIRCWSIAKKELLTTFVLNDKVTAMVVDPLERFIYAGLANGSIVAVPLYDVNPSTGYLEAVGGAKRIVTVDSSNPPPSSSLFALSQHSASVTALTLSFDGTILISGDSAGQAYSWDLTSRQVLRKLKPNRGPISSIQTIALPKSETIIPSQAKVKASKGGAGVTASQGPEPIPQLKRVLEPAEQKSHDIWIKIPEHQQTAGSTEVVSSVLKDVQQAKLHTGHIFDQGSESGLQARVQQLESDLNDLYKNYSSLQAVHEDLWSLHVQKSLG; encoded by the coding sequence ATGGAAGAAATCCTGATATATGGCTCTCAACAGCCAGCTGGAGCCTTAAAACTTTCGGCAGGATCTGGCACTGGTATCATTGACCTTATAATTACTGCTTGTGACTTACACTCAGGATCCCATATTGCATCATTTAAACAGTCTTCATCGCCTCGGAATGGAATCGTGGCTACAAAATCACATATCATagctgctcaagctcaGAAGGCGCTGATTCATGTCTATTCATATTTAAAAGAGGGTGTTGATCAGAAAATAGTCGTTCCTGAGAAACTCAACTGTATCACAGTATCACCTTGTGGAACCTGGTtagcagctggtggtgaaaCAGGTAGACTCTTGATATGGGAACTAAAGTCTGGTCAACTTGTTTTTGCTCGCGAAACCCATTATCAGGCAATTGTCTGTTTGCAGTTTACCAAAGATAGCGCCTATTTATTTACCACTTCTGATGATTCCAGAGTGTTTGGTTGGTCTGTATTAGAGATTGTCAGCAGTGGTACATTACAAAACGAGATCCAACCTGCTATTTCTTGGTCTGATCATTCATTACCGGTGACTAGTCTTTGTGTTGGCTACGGTTTTTCTAACGAAGCATATGTTTTCACTGGTTCGTTAGATGCGACCATCAGATGTTGGAGTATAGCCAAGAAGGAGCTACTCACTACTTTTGTTCTTAATGATAAAGTGACTGCTATGGTTGTAGACCCTCTTGAACGGTTTATTTATGCCGGATTGGCTAACGGTTCTATAGTCGCTGTCCCCCTTTACGATGTCAATCCTAGTACGGGATACTTAGAGGCTGTGGGTGGTGCTAAGAGAATTGTTACTGTAGACTCATCTAACCCACCTCCATCAAGTTCTCTTTTCGCCCTTAGCCAACATTCTGCATCTGTTACTGCCTTGACACTCTCGTTTGACGGCACTATTCTCATTTCCGGTGATTCAGCTGGGCAGGCTTATTCCTGGGACCTCACTAGTCGTCAGGTTCTCCGTAAACTGAAACCCAACAGAGGTCCTATCAGCTCTATTCAGACTATTGCATTACCCAAATCTGAGACGATTATTCCATCACAAGCCAAAGTCAAGGCTTCAAAAGGCGGTGCCGGCGTTACTGCCAGTCAGGGTCCGGAACCAATTCCTCAACTTAAACGTGTGTTGGAACCCGCTGAGCAGAAATCACACGATATCTGGATTAAAATCCCTGAACACCAGCAAACTGCCGGTTCGACTGAGGTTGTCTCTTCGGTCTTGAAAGATGTTCAGCAGGCTAAGCTCCACACTGGCCACATCTTCGACCAAGGCTCGGAGAGCGGTCTTCAAGCCCGTGTACAACAACTCGAGTCGGATCTCAACGACCTCTACAAGAACTACTCATCTTTACAGGCAGTTCACGAGGACCTATGGTCTTTGCATGTCCAGAAGAGCCTTGGTTGA
- the HSM3 gene encoding Hsm3p (Proteasome-interacting protein; involved in the assembly of the base subcomplex of the 19S proteasomal regulatory particle (RP); involved in DNA mismatch repair during slow growth; weak similarity to Msh1p; related to human 19S subunit S5b; structural study suggests Hsm3p is a scaffold protein for Rpt1p-Rpt2p complex formation; GO_component: GO:0005737 - cytoplasm [Evidence IEA,IEA]; GO_component: GO:0005737 - cytoplasm [Evidence IDA] [PMID 14562095]; GO_component: GO:0005829 - cytosol [Evidence IDA] [PMID 19446323]; GO_component: GO:0005634 - nucleus [Evidence IDA] [PMID 19446323]; GO_component: GO:0008540 - proteasome regulatory particle, base subcomplex [Evidence IDA,IPI] [PMID 19217412]; GO_function: GO:0003674 - molecular_function [Evidence ND]; GO_process: GO:0006281 - DNA repair [Evidence IEA]; GO_process: GO:0006974 - cellular response to DNA damage stimulus [Evidence IEA]; GO_process: GO:0006298 - mismatch repair [Evidence IMP] [PMID 10681183]; GO_process: GO:0070682 - proteasome regulatory particle assembly [Evidence IMP] [PMID 19217412]; GO_process: GO:0070682 - proteasome regulatory particle assembly [Evidence IGI] [PMID 19412159]; GO_process: GO:0070682 - proteasome regulatory particle assembly [Evidence IGI,IMP] [PMID 19446322]; GO_process: GO:0070682 - proteasome regulatory particle assembly [Evidence IGI,IMP] [PMID 19446323]), with translation MAEQTDSIVQNVITHLTAVLSKETSFDSLILQRADTKLSLDNSLLIEDAANGDKILQSLLPLLITVLRTPLDGVDYGLVVSLLSTVLSHKSYAEVVQFISQNDLIEGLQSGVSHLQIACINQITKANPPDILANTPVILVLVKLIASRQVESEVVYAVQKALSLLASFGHLVRRRLFSGDSLEILTSSLFNGDSILQARLMNLITDVLPFDKAPNQYIPTELIAFPPEGISHDDDLLLVLNKIQFYRDIISNPHPSTLITSISPQIEAVAVLYSKLENDPVMESFLTNETLAFFGVLSSTYMAVFRELDVKYKLTHTLESSQLNFNNAATNMFLSLLSPRYVYEFLSDTIRLIPLRAHTVRVLRNLVKHEPSFQLLVSGSCALADQTKIVELPYLELMALLVPITATTWGVNGLVRWPKVVDAILFKEDVRDKDSVSYRREVFDNLVKSPSQSLGVWNEPIRTKYRELVHGVVHREAHAAVADESAS, from the coding sequence ATGGCAGAACAGACTGATTCGATTGTTCAGAATGTCATAACACATCTGACGGCAGTTCTATCGAAAGAGACCTCTTTTGATAGTTTAATTCTTCAAAGAGCAGACACAAAACTCAGTCTGGATAACTCATTACTAATTGAGGATGCCGCCAATGGGGACAAAATACTTCAGAGCCTGTTGCCATTACTAATCACAGTTCTTCGAACTCCACTGGATGGTGTCGACTATGGCCTAGTCGTATCACTTCTGTCTACTGTATTATCACACAAGTCATACGCTGAAGTGGTTCAGTTTATAAGCCAGAATGACCTCATCGAGGGCCTTCAGTCTGGAGTGTCACATCTTCAAATTGCCTGTATTAATCAGATCACCAAGGCCAATCCTCCAGATATTCTCGCCAATACTCCTGTCATTTTGGTATTAGTGAAGTTGATTGCGAGCCGACAAGTTGAGTCTGAAGTGGTCTATGCAGTTCAGAAGGCATTAAGCTTACTAGCATCCTTTGGACACCTCGTACGTCGCAGATTATTCAGTGGCGACTCTCTAGAAATCCTTACAAGCAGCCTTTTTAACGGAGATTCGATTCTCCAGGCAAGATTGATGAATCTAATTACTGACGTTTTACCATTCGACAAGGCACCAAATCAATATATTCCAACCGAGCTAATTGCATTTCCACCAGAAGGTATCAGCCACGATGACGACTTACTGCTTGttttaaataaaattcAGTTTTACAGAGATATCATAAGCAACCCGCATCCTTCGACTTTGATTACTAGTATTAGTCCCCAAATTGAAGCAGTGGCTGTTCTTTATTCAAAACTCGAGAATGATCCAGTAATGGAATCGTTTTTAACCAACGAAACCCTCGCTTTCTTTGGCGTTCTTTCTTCTACCTATATGGCAGTTTTCCGAGAATTGGATGTCAAATACAAACTCACACACACACTCGAATCGTCGCAGCTGAATTTCAACAATGCCGCTACCAACATGTTCTTGTCGCTTTTGAGCCCCCGCTATGTTTACGAATTCCTGTCTGATACGATACGTTTGATTCCTTTAAGAGCACATACTGTACGAGTTCTCCGAAACCTTGTTAAACATGAACCTTCGTTCCAGCTTCTTGTCTCTGGATCTTGTGCATTGGCAGATCAAACGAAAATTGTAGAATTGCCATATCTAGAACTGATGGCCCTTCTTGTCCCCATCACAGCTACCACATGGGGAGTTAATGGACTGGTTCGCTGGCCTAAGGTGGTGGATGCAattcttttcaaagaaGACGTCCGCGACAAGGACTCAGTGTCCTATCGTCGTGAAGTGTTTGACAATCTCGTCAAGAGCCCCTCACAGAGTTTAGGAGTTTGGAACGAGCCGATCCGTACAAAGTACCGCGAACTTGTTCATGGTGTGGTCCATCGTGAGGCCCATGCTGCAGTAGCTGATGAATCCGCATCGTAA